In Rhodamnia argentea isolate NSW1041297 chromosome 11, ASM2092103v1, whole genome shotgun sequence, one genomic interval encodes:
- the LOC115742081 gene encoding cytochrome P450 81E8-like isoform X1, translating to MENTILGAILFTVLSLVVLYFFLTREHKNLPPSPPPLPIIGHLHHLKLPLHRTLHGLSSKYGPVMTLRFGARRIVVVSSLPLAEECFTKNDIVLAHRPKLFISEHLGYNYTTIVTASYGDRWRNLRKIATIEVFSSHRLNMLSHVRRDEIWQLMLRLARGGFGSHHRVELKTLLSELTFNIMMRMIAGKRYYGEGVNVDEAEAREARGVIKQIAGQGGIRHLGDFLPILKLVDYDGVMKRVVQLKEKIDVFIQGLIDEHRRKKGDPELADSMISHLLRRQESQPEDYSDFMIKGLVIVMLVAGTDTSSITLEWIMTNLLNNPEKLKKAQDEIDSVIGHNSGLEESDVAKLPYLQCIISETLRLNTTAPLLLPHASSADCTIGGYFVPRDTIVIVNAWAIHRDPELWEDPLSFKPERFEGIGGEKQHKLILPFGLGRRACPGAPLAQRVMGWTLGLLIQCFDWKKLSEEEIDMREGPGNTMPKAVPLELLCKVRPPMEKLLPKD from the exons atggagaacacAATTCTGGGTGCGATCCTCTTCACTGTCCTCTCTCTAGTAGTTCTCTACTTCTTCCTCACAAGAGAACATAAGAACCTCCCTCCatcccctcctcctctccccatCATCGGCCACCTCCACCACTTGAAACTGCCCCTTCACAGGACCCTCCACGGCCTCTCCAGTAAGTATGGCCCCGTCATGACCCTCCGGTTCGGGGCCCGGCGGATTGTGGTCGTTTCCTCGCTGCCGCTGGCTGAGGAATGCTTCACCAAGAACGACATCGTGCTCGCCCACCGCCCCAAGCTGTTCATCAGCGAGCACCTCGGCTACAACTACACCACCATCGTCACGGCGTCCTATGGCGACAGGTGGCGCAACCTCCGGAAGATAGCCACCATTGAGGTCTTCTCCTCGCACCGCCTCAACATGCTCTCCCACGTCCGGAGGGATGAGATCTGGCAGCTGATGCTCCGGCTGGCCCGGGGCGGGTTCGGGTCCCACCACCGGGTTGAGCTCAAGACTCTCTTGTCGGAGCTGACGTTCAACATCATGATGAGGATGATCGCGGGGAAGCGGTACTACGGGGAGGGCGTGAACGTGGACGAGGCGGAGGCAAGGGAGGCGAGGGGGGTGATTAAGCAGATTGCCGGTCAGGGCGGGATAAGGCACTTGGGCGATTTCCTGCCCATTTTAAAGTTGGTCGATTACGATGGGGTCATGAAGAGGGTGGTGCAGCTGAAGGAGAAGATCGATGTGTTCATTCAAGGCTTGATCGACGAGCACCGGAGGAAGAAGGGAGACCCGGAGCTCGCGGACAGCATGATCAGCCACCTCCTGCGTCGACAAGAGTCTCAGCCGGAAGACTACTCGGACTTCATGATCAAAGGGCTTGTCATT GTTATGTTAGTTGCCGGAACAGACACATCATCAATTACATTAGAATGgataatgacaaatttattaaaCAACCCTGAAAAGCTCAAGAAGGCCCAAGATGAGATTGATTCCGTTATCGGCCACAATAGTGGGTTAGAAGAATCGGATGTTGCGAAGCTACCTTACCTTCAATGCATCATCTCAGAGACCCTTCGACTAAACACAACGGCGCCACTTCTCCTCCCGCACGCGTCATCGGCTGATTGCACTATTGGAGGATACTTCGTTCCACGTGACACTATTGTGATAGTGAATGCATGGGCCATTCACAGAGATCCTGAGTTGTGGGAGGACCCATTGAGCTTCAAGCCCGAAAGGTTCGAGGGCATTGGCGGCGAAAAGCAACATAAGCTGATATTACCTTTTGGGCTGGGACGGAGGGCATGCCCCGGTGCACCCTTGGCTCAGCGGGTCATGGGGTGGACGTTGGGGTTGCTGATTCAGTGTTTTGATTGGAAAAAATTGAGCGAAGAAGAGATTGATATGAGGGAAGGTCCAGGAAACACCATGCCAAAAGCAGTACCATTAGAATTATTGTGTAAAGTGCGCCCCCCTATGGAGAAACTCCTCCCTAAAGATTAA